One genomic region from Terasakiella sp. SH-1 encodes:
- the fliF gene encoding flagellar basal-body MS-ring/collar protein FliF — protein sequence MSGFVDALKNLGPQRLAVVGGVILALVAFFIYLMTRIGTPQMELLYTNLSADDSRQIVEILSRQQVPYDVAKEGTEIFVASDQVGPMRLKIAENGLPSGGSVGYEVFDNSDAIGSTNFQQNVNLVRALEGELARTIRSIGSVKAARVHLVLPRRELFSRERQQPSASVVLKMANVERLKKEQIAAVQHLVASAVPDLKPDRISIVDDKGTLLAKGFDDPTGADKSQEIERQRLKKQEDIARKIESLLERTVGFGKVRAQVHADMDFSRETSVEETFDPEGQVVRSSSTLEENEQSNESENDMAVTVGNNLPDAQQGGSGATAGSSANRTQETVNYEISKRVTNRVRETAVVNRLSVAVLVDGLYAKDEDGNVTYEARTQEEMDQISTLVKSAIGYQDERDRVDVINMRFAAVEEFDDAPEIVFWIFTKEELMRYAEMVVLGFVALLVILLVVRPLIKRVFEQQAAAEAAALAEAEQEALAGPAGVPVPSDTVAEDDDSFEELIDIDRVEGRVKASSVKKVGEIVDKHPEEALAIIRNWMYQEG from the coding sequence GTGAGTGGTTTTGTAGACGCATTAAAGAATTTAGGCCCTCAGCGCTTGGCTGTCGTCGGCGGTGTGATCCTGGCGCTCGTTGCCTTTTTCATCTATTTGATGACCCGTATCGGCACCCCGCAGATGGAATTGCTCTATACGAACCTGAGTGCTGATGACTCCCGCCAGATCGTGGAAATCCTGTCGCGACAACAAGTCCCTTATGATGTTGCCAAGGAAGGCACCGAAATTTTTGTCGCATCCGACCAGGTTGGTCCCATGCGATTAAAAATCGCTGAAAACGGCCTGCCCAGCGGTGGCTCTGTCGGTTATGAAGTTTTTGACAATTCAGATGCAATAGGTTCCACTAACTTCCAACAAAACGTCAACCTTGTCCGCGCCCTTGAAGGGGAACTGGCCCGTACCATTCGATCCATCGGCAGTGTAAAAGCCGCCCGTGTTCACCTTGTTTTACCACGTCGTGAACTCTTTTCACGCGAGCGCCAACAACCCAGTGCCTCCGTTGTCCTGAAAATGGCCAACGTGGAACGACTGAAAAAAGAACAGATTGCAGCCGTCCAACATTTGGTAGCTTCGGCCGTGCCTGACCTGAAACCGGATCGTATTTCTATCGTTGATGATAAGGGCACCTTGCTGGCTAAAGGGTTTGATGACCCAACCGGGGCTGATAAGTCCCAGGAAATTGAACGCCAGCGTCTGAAAAAACAGGAAGATATTGCGCGCAAGATTGAAAGCCTGCTGGAACGGACCGTCGGTTTTGGCAAGGTCCGTGCTCAGGTTCATGCCGACATGGATTTCTCGCGTGAAACTTCTGTAGAAGAAACCTTTGACCCGGAAGGTCAGGTTGTACGTTCCAGTTCCACCCTGGAAGAAAACGAGCAAAGCAACGAGAGTGAAAACGATATGGCCGTCACGGTGGGGAACAACCTGCCGGATGCCCAACAAGGTGGGAGTGGTGCCACCGCAGGATCCAGTGCAAACCGCACACAGGAAACCGTAAACTATGAAATTTCAAAACGGGTTACAAACCGTGTTCGGGAAACCGCCGTTGTTAATCGTCTGTCTGTCGCTGTCTTGGTTGACGGCCTTTATGCTAAAGATGAGGACGGCAATGTAACCTATGAGGCACGCACACAGGAAGAGATGGATCAAATCTCCACTCTGGTCAAAAGTGCCATTGGTTATCAGGACGAACGTGACCGTGTAGATGTCATCAACATGCGCTTTGCCGCCGTTGAAGAATTTGATGACGCACCGGAAATTGTCTTCTGGATTTTCACCAAAGAAGAGCTGATGCGCTACGCAGAGATGGTGGTTCTGGGCTTTGTTGCCCTGCTGGTCATCCTTCTGGTGGTTCGCCCGCTCATCAAACGTGTATTCGAACAACAAGCCGCTGCCGAAGCCGCCGCTCTGGCCGAAGCAGAACAAGAAGCCCTGGCAGGCCCGGCTGGCGTTCCGGTCCCATCGGATACCGTTGCTGAAGATGATGACAGTTTCGAAGAACTTATTGACATCGACCGCGTAGAAGGTCGAGTGAAGGCATCCTCTGTGAAGAAGGTTGGCGAGATCGTGGACAAACACCCGGAAGAAGCT